One Hevea brasiliensis isolate MT/VB/25A 57/8 chromosome 5, ASM3005281v1, whole genome shotgun sequence genomic region harbors:
- the LOC110656769 gene encoding probable aldo-keto reductase 1 isoform X1, whose translation MAAEMSLQVPRVKLGSQGLEVSKLGFGCMGLTGVYNTPVSDEDGISILRDAFKKGITFFDTADIYGPHTNEILVGKALKQLPREKIQLATKFGVFKMEFPHMIVKGTPEYVRSCCEASLKRLGVDYIDLYYQHRVDTSVPIEETMSELKKLVEEGKIKHIGLSEASPDTIRRAHAVHPITAVQMEWSLWTRDIEEEIIPLCRDLGIGIVPYSPLGRGFFAGKAIMESLPANSSLVGHPRFRAENLDKNRRIYSRLENLTKKYQCSPSQLALAWVLQQGDDVVPIPGTTKIKNLDENLGSLKVKLTEEELKEIAAAVPIEEVAGDRTYESMSYLSWKFANTPPKGSGVSN comes from the exons ATGGCAGCGGAGATGAGCTTGCAAGTTCCAAGGGTGAAACTGGGGAGCCAAGGACTTGAG GTCTCAAAGCTGGGGTTTGGATGTATGGGCCTAACTGGGGTCTATAATACTCCTGTCTCAGATGAAGATGGAATCTCTATATTGAGGGATGCCTTCAAAAAAGGAATCACGTTTTTTGATACGGCAGATATATACGGACCCCATACTAATGAAATTTTGGTGGGAAAG GCCTTGAAGCAGTTACCAAGAGAAAAAATTCAGTTAGCCACTAAGTTTGGTGTTTTTAAAATGGAATTTCCTCATATGATAGTTAAGGGTACCCCTGAGTATGTACGCTCATGTTGTGAGGCTAGCTTGAAGCGCCTAGGTGTGGATTACATTGATCTGTATTATCAGCATCGAGTTGACACTTCTGTGCCTATTGAGGAAACT ATGAGTGAACTTAAAAAACTGGTGGAAGAAGGAAAAATCAAGCACATTGGGCTATCTGAAGCCAGTCCAGACACAATAAGGAGGGCACATGCTGTTCACCCCATCACAGCTGTACAAATGGAGTGGTCTCTTTGGACTCGTGATATCGAGGAAGAGATTATTCCCCTTTGCAG GGATCTTGGTATTGGAATTGTTCCATACAGTCCTCTTGGTCGTGGTTTTTTTGCTGGTAAAGCAATTATGGAAAGTTTGCCTGCAAATAGCAGCTTG GTTGGACATCCTAGATTTCGAGCAGAGAACTTGGACAAAAACAGAAGGATATACAGTCGATTGGAAAACCTTACTAAGAAGTATCAATGCTCTCCTTCTCAGCTAGCATTGGCTTGGGTTCTCCAACAAGGGGATGATGTTGTGCCTATTCCTG GGACCACTAAGATCAAGAACCTGGACGAGAACCTTGGCTCCCTGAAGGTGAAACTTACAGAAGAAGAGCTGAAAGAAATTGCTGCTGCTGTACCAATCGAAGAGGTAGCAGGAGATAGAACTTATGAGAGCATGAGCTACTTGTCATGGAAGTTTGCCAACACCCCTCCAAAAGGTAGTGGTGTCTCAAATTAA
- the LOC110656770 gene encoding probable aldo-keto reductase 1 — protein sequence MAEEQTVVIPRVKLGSEGLEVSKLGFGCMGLSGMYNAPVSEEGGISIIKEAFNRGITFFDTADVYGPHTNEILVGKALKQLPRDQIQLATKFGIVVKNSDFKGASINGKPEYVRACCEASLKRLDVEYVDLYYQHRIDTSVPIEETIGELKKLVEEGKIKYIGLSEASPDTIRRANAIHPITAVQMEWSLWTRDIEPEIIPLCRELGIAVVPYSPLGRGFFGGKAVVENLPSETNLKSHPRFIGENLEKNKVFYTRIENLAKRRGCSPAQLALAWVLSQGDDVVPIPGTTKIRNLVDNIGALRIKLTKNELKEICDAVPINEVAGVRSHNFQRTFKFADTPLPKNAQAAT from the exons ATGGCTGAGGAGCAGACAGTTGTAATCCCAAGAGTCAAACTGGGTTCCGAAGGATTAGAG GTCTCAAAGTTAGGCTTTGGATGTATGGGACTTAGTGGTATGTACAATGCCCCCGTCTCTGAAGAGGGTGGCATTTCAATCATCAAGGAAGCATTCAATAGAGGAATTACATTTTTTGACACAGCTGACGTTTATGGACCTCATACTAATGAAATCTTGGTTGGGAAG GCATTAAAACAACTTCCTAGAGACCAGATCCAGTTGGCTACAAAATTTGGTATTGTTGTCAAGAACTCTGATTTTAAAGGTGCTTCAATTAATGGCAAGCCTGAGTATGTTCGTGCATGCTGTGAGGCTAGCCTAAAACGTCTTGATGTGGAATATGTAGATCTCTACTATCAACATCGTATCGACACTTCAGTTCCAATAGAGGAAACT ataggAGAGCTTAAGAAATTGGTGGAAGAAGGAAAAATTAAATACATTGGATTATCTGAAGCAAGTCCTGACACAATAAGGAGGGCAAATGCAATTCATCCAATAACTGCAGTGCAAATGGAATGGTCACTTTGGACTCGTGACATTGAACCAGAAATAATCCCACTTTGCAG GGAACTTGGAATTGCAGTAGTTCCTTATAGCCCTCTTGGTCGTGGTTTTTTTGGTGGCAAAGCAGTCGTGGAAAATTTGCCTTCAGAGACAAAtctt AAATCACATCCAAGATTCATAGGAGAAAATTTGGAAAAGAATAAGGTGTTCTATACTCGAATAGAAAATCTGGCCAAAAGACGTGGATGTAGTCCTGCTCAGCTTGCTCTTGCCTGGGTTCTCAGTCAAGGGGATGACGTGGTTCCCATCCCTG GGACAACTAAGATCAGAAATTTGGTTGACAATATTGGAGCATTGAGAATCAAGCTAACAAAGAATGAGTTGAAGGAGATCTGTGACGCAGTCCCTATAAATGAAGTAGCTGGGGTTAGATCTCACAATTTCCAGCGTACCTTTAAGTTTGCTGATACACCACTGCCTAAAAATGCCCAAGCTGCAACCTGA
- the LOC110656773 gene encoding perakine reductase: MADKQIFVIPRVKLGTQGLEVSKLGFGCMGLSGGYNSPVPEEVGISIIKESFNRGITFLDTADVYGPYTNEVLVGKALKQLPREKIQLATKFGVAVNNFDFKNALINGKPEYVRACCEASLNRLGVEYIDLYYQHRIDTSVPIEETMRELKKLVEEGKIKYIGLSEASPDTIKRAHSVHPITAVQMEWSLWSRDLEEEVIPLCRELGIAVVPYSPLGRGFFGGKAVVESLPSETILKSYPRFAGENLEKNKMFYTRIENLAKNYGCSAAQLALAWVLNQGDDVVPIPGTTKIKNLVDNIEALRMKLTKEELKEISDAVPVSEVAGLRSNNFQITFKFANTPLPKNAQAATANV, encoded by the exons ATGGCAGATAAGCAGATATTTGTAATTCCAAGGGTGAAATTGGGCACCCAAGGATTAGAG GTCTCAAAGCTAGGGTTTGGATGTATGGGGCTTAGTGGTGGTTACAACTCCCCTGTCCCAGAAGAAGTTGGCATTTCAATCATCAAGGAGTCATTCAACAGAGGAATTACATTTTTAGACACAGCTGATGTTTATGGACCTTACACCAATGAAGTCTTGGTTGGCAAG GCCTTGAAGCAATTGCCTAGAGAAAAAATACAGTTGGCTACAAAATTCGGTGTTGCTGTCAACAACTTCGATTTTAAAAATGCTTTAATTAATGGCAAACCTGAATACGTCCGTGCATGCTGTGAGGCTAGCCTCAATCGTCTTGGCGTTGAATATATTGATCTGTACTATCAACATCGCATTGACACTTCTGTACCAATAGAGGAAACT ATGAGGGAGCTTAAGAAATTAGTGGAAGAAGGAAAAATTAAGTACATTGGGTTATCTGAAGCAAGTCCTGACACAATAAAGAGGGCACATTCAGTTCATCCCATCACTGCAGTGCAAATGGAATGGTCACTTTGGAGCCGTGACCTTGAGGAAGAAGTAATCCCACTTTGCAG GGAACTTGGAATTGCAGTAGTTCCATATAGCCCTCTTGGTCGAGGCTTTTTCGGTGGCAAAGCAGTTGTGGAAAGTTTGCCTTCAGAGACTATACTG AAATCATATCCAAGGTTTGCAGGAGAAAATTTGGAAAAGAATAAGATGTTCTATACTCGAATAGAAAATTTGGCCAAAAACTATGGATGCAGTGCTGCTCAGCTTGCCCTTGCATGGGTTCTCAATCAAGGGGATGATGTAGTTCCCATCCCTG ggACGACTAAGATTAAAAACCTGGTAGACAATATTGAAGCATTGAGGATGAAGCTAACAAAAGAGGAGTTGAAGGAGATTTCTGATGCAGTTCCGGTCAGTGAAGTAGCTGGACTTCGATCTAACAATTTCCAGATTACCTTTAAGTTTGCTAACACACCGCTCCCTAAAAATGCCCAAGCAGCAACCGCAAATGTAtaa
- the LOC110656769 gene encoding probable aldo-keto reductase 1 isoform X2: MGLTGVYNTPVSDEDGISILRDAFKKGITFFDTADIYGPHTNEILVGKALKQLPREKIQLATKFGVFKMEFPHMIVKGTPEYVRSCCEASLKRLGVDYIDLYYQHRVDTSVPIEETMSELKKLVEEGKIKHIGLSEASPDTIRRAHAVHPITAVQMEWSLWTRDIEEEIIPLCRDLGIGIVPYSPLGRGFFAGKAIMESLPANSSLVGHPRFRAENLDKNRRIYSRLENLTKKYQCSPSQLALAWVLQQGDDVVPIPGTTKIKNLDENLGSLKVKLTEEELKEIAAAVPIEEVAGDRTYESMSYLSWKFANTPPKGSGVSN; encoded by the exons ATGGGCCTAACTGGGGTCTATAATACTCCTGTCTCAGATGAAGATGGAATCTCTATATTGAGGGATGCCTTCAAAAAAGGAATCACGTTTTTTGATACGGCAGATATATACGGACCCCATACTAATGAAATTTTGGTGGGAAAG GCCTTGAAGCAGTTACCAAGAGAAAAAATTCAGTTAGCCACTAAGTTTGGTGTTTTTAAAATGGAATTTCCTCATATGATAGTTAAGGGTACCCCTGAGTATGTACGCTCATGTTGTGAGGCTAGCTTGAAGCGCCTAGGTGTGGATTACATTGATCTGTATTATCAGCATCGAGTTGACACTTCTGTGCCTATTGAGGAAACT ATGAGTGAACTTAAAAAACTGGTGGAAGAAGGAAAAATCAAGCACATTGGGCTATCTGAAGCCAGTCCAGACACAATAAGGAGGGCACATGCTGTTCACCCCATCACAGCTGTACAAATGGAGTGGTCTCTTTGGACTCGTGATATCGAGGAAGAGATTATTCCCCTTTGCAG GGATCTTGGTATTGGAATTGTTCCATACAGTCCTCTTGGTCGTGGTTTTTTTGCTGGTAAAGCAATTATGGAAAGTTTGCCTGCAAATAGCAGCTTG GTTGGACATCCTAGATTTCGAGCAGAGAACTTGGACAAAAACAGAAGGATATACAGTCGATTGGAAAACCTTACTAAGAAGTATCAATGCTCTCCTTCTCAGCTAGCATTGGCTTGGGTTCTCCAACAAGGGGATGATGTTGTGCCTATTCCTG GGACCACTAAGATCAAGAACCTGGACGAGAACCTTGGCTCCCTGAAGGTGAAACTTACAGAAGAAGAGCTGAAAGAAATTGCTGCTGCTGTACCAATCGAAGAGGTAGCAGGAGATAGAACTTATGAGAGCATGAGCTACTTGTCATGGAAGTTTGCCAACACCCCTCCAAAAGGTAGTGGTGTCTCAAATTAA